The genome window GATCCGTGACCTCGGCGTGGCAGGCGGACTGAACGGCAACTTTGCCTCCGCGACCTTCGCTGTCACACCGGTTCAGGTCCAGATGCTGAGAGCAGGCCTGTGGACTGCCGTGATCACGAGCGTCAACAATCCGAACGGTGAGATCCGAGGGCTCTTCCGGCAGCAGTCGAGCGAAAGCGACTTCAACGGCGACGGCAACCACGATCTGGCCGTTTTCCGTCCGTCCACAGGTTCATGGTATGTCCAGAATCCGGCTGGCTTTATGGCCCTCGAATTCGGCAGTGCCAATGACCGTATCGTCTCGGGCGACTACGACGGCGACGGCAAGACCGACGCCGCGATGTATCGCGATGTCGCCGGCCAAGGCGTTTGGGAGATCAAACGCAGCTCGGACGGCGGCCTTACGACGACGCAGTTCGGCCTTGCGAGCGATACGCCGGTCAGAGGTGATTTTGATGGCGACGGACGCCTCGATCTCGCGGTATTCCGTGCCTCGACGGGCATGTGGTATATCCGCAAGAGCAATGGTACTGGCCACATCGTCACACAGTTCGGCAACTCGTCAGACAAACCGATGGTATCGGATATGGACGGTGACGGCCGTGATGATATCGCGGTGTTCCGTGGCAGCGAAGGCAACTGGTACTGGCTCCGCAGTTCTGATGGCCAGTTCGCGGCCCGCCAGTGGGGACAGTCCGGCGATATGCCAGTGGCAGGTGATTTTGACGGCGACGGCAAGACCGACATTACCGTGTTTCGCCCGTCGAACGGCATCTGGTACACGTGGCTTAGCTCAACGGACAACTACCGTGCAACGTACTTCGGGTTGTCGAGCGACATTCCGGTTGCCGGGAATTACGACGGTGACGGCGTGACCGATATCGCGGTATTCCGGCCGTCAGATGGCAACTGGTACATTCTCAGGAGTGCTGACAGCAGCTTCCAGATGTTCCAATTTGGCCTCAGCGGCGATATTCCGCTGATCGCTAAATAAAAAGAAGATTGGCGGCCCCGATCTGTCGGGGCCGCCGTCATTGACAACCAGAGGTGGCTTGACGCCATCGAATATCATGCATCGGGTATGCCACTAGCCACTCCGCTATGATGAATCAGTCCGATGCTTTTATCCCCGGTTGAACCACCCTCCGTTCGGCCGGGGATCTTTCATTGCCTTATCAGGCCGATGACGCGCTCGATCTGCTCGGTGTGCCGCCGCTCGTGAAGCCCTGCCATGACCAGCCATTCACCGGCGTTGATCTCGCCAAAGAAAGGATGTGGAAACGTGTGACCGGAGAGGTCATAGCTTTCGAGGTCGCCCTGCATGGCATCGAGCGTCACGCCTGTTTCCTTCATCTTCTCCAGCGAATCTGCTATCGGGACATCTCCGGTAGGCTGGACGCGTTCTGGAGCCTCAATGCGGGTGACTGCGACCTCGGCCGCGCGCTGGCCAAACTGCGAACCGACGCCAAAGCTGCCGTCCGACGGCTTGCCATCGGCCTTTGCCGCATTCAGCAGGCGTTCGCAGATGCGGGCTGTGCCGTATTCGACCATCCACAAGTGCTCGACGATGTGCCGGACCGACCATTTTTCGCCATCCGGAATGGCGGAGGCCTCTTCATCCGTGATCTCGCCAAGCACGTCGAGCAGGCGGCTGCGGATCCTTCTGTTGGCCGAATAGATATCGGCGATAGATGTATATCTCATGCTATTTAGCAGCCTGCGCCGGCTGCTGACTGAGGATCAGGCGATGCCAACGTGCAAAGCCGAGCGATGTATCGGGTTCGCCGATCTTCTGGAGCGTGAGCGTCGTCTTAAAGTAGAGAATGCTCTCTGCATTCCACGCCATTTCAGAGATCGGGCCGAGCGAGCGAAGCTCGCGGATGTCAGGCAGCGTTGTCAACGGCTCTTCCTGGCCATTCGACGGCTGGCCTGTCGAGCCGCGGTCATAGGCATGTGACGACAAGAGCAACGGCAGACGCAGCGGGATCGCAGCCTGCGTCGGGCTGGTGCCGACTGCGTCATAGATCCTGATCTGAGCGTCGAACGTGGCCGGAAGCTTTACGTCGGTCGGATTGACCGAGCGTGAGAATGCAGCGGCGACCTTTGTCGAATCCGGCGACCAGACCGGCTTGACGGCGGTGCCGGCATCATCGAGTCGTCGCTCGCGGCCATTTTTTTCGACAACTCTCAGCCTGCCCACCGAAGGCCTGACCGTCACAGGCGGCGGAGCCGTTTCCGTTTTTGGTTTGGGCGTCGGCGTGGCCTGCGCGGGGCGTGTTTCGAATGCCTGATATTCGCGTGCCGTCGTCGCAAGTGCGGCGAGCATCGTACTGTCAGGCGACCACACGAAGTAAAAGTACTTGAGGCCGTCATTCGTCGTCAACGCCTTTAGTCCATTACCGTCAGTCCCGCAAATATATATCTGCTCCGTCGCGAACGTGAGCACGCCTGATGCCGGCGGCGGCGTCGGCAACGGCGAAGGCGACGGTTCAGCCGCGGGCTCAGGTGCCGTATTGCCCAGCACTTCAGATTCAGGGATCGCGGCCGCCGCCGGGACGGTGCCGCTTTCGCTTCTTTCGGATGCCTCCGGCAAAAGCGTTCGCGTCTTTGCGGCGAATGCAACGGCAGACGAGTCCGGAGACCAGACGATCGCCTCGGGCCATGCCACTGACATAGCCTCCGGCGTTATTTGCTTCAGAACTTTGCCGTCCGGCAGGTACATATCGAGGCGATACTCGTCTGCCGGATCTGACAGGCGATGGTAGATCGCCAAGACCGACTTCTCATCGGGTGCCGAGAGCGTGCGATCGAGGATCTCGGCCGGGCGTCGTCCGTCGAAGTCAGCCTGTACGGCCGCGTTCCGGACGGATGCAGCCGTCTGGGCCGCGTCAACACCGGGCGGAGGCACGTCAGCCTCATACTTATAATTCAACCGGACGGACGGCACGTCAGCGAGCGTTGAGACCGTGTTGTTCTCGGTCGGGCGTTGGCCGCCCGGGCAGCCCGTCAAGAACAGCAAAAATAGGATGATGGCCGCGATCGGCGGGCGAAAGACGTGCATACGGTGGCGGATCGGCACCACGGGCCGTTTTCTTTGAGCCGACCCGAGATGATATCGTAACTAGTCAGCTATCTTACTATATCTGGGCATCCTAAGCCGACAATGCCCCACCAAACACTACGAGATGCAGTCTGCAGAGAATCAGGAACCGGTCAAGGACAAATTCTTCACCGGCCCGCTCATCCTGATCTTTACGACGATCTTTATTGACCTCATCGGCTTTGGGATGGTCATCCCGATCCTGCCGTTCTATTCGCAGGCGGAACCGTTCGGGGCCTCGCCTTTCGTAATTGGCCTGTTGGTCGCGATCTATTCGTGGATGCAGTTCTTCTTTACGCCGGTGCTTGGCGTGCTGTCCGATAAGTATGGCCGCCGGCCGGTACTTTTTGTCAGCTTGCTCGGCTCGGCGCTTGGTTATTTTGTCATCGGCTTTGCACATTCGCTGTTACTTGTCTTTGTGGGCCGCATCATCAGCGGCATTACGGGCGGCAGCATCTCGACCGCACAGGCGTATATCGCCGACGTTACGACAAAAGAGAACCGCGCACGCGGCATGGGGCTTTTTGGGGCGGCATTCGGCCTCGGATTCATCCTCGGCCCCGCTCTTGCCGGCATCCTGAGCAAATACGGCATACAGGTGCCGTTTTACTTTGCGGCTGCGCTCTCCCTGCTGAATGCCGTGGCCGTCTATTTCATCCTTCCCGAATCGCTCAAGCCTGAGCACCGTTCGGCGGGGACGCCGCAGCAGGGTCGCATCGCCGGAGCCCTCGAAACGCTGCGTGAACCGCACTTTCGCATGATCGCCGTCACCTATTTTATTCTCATCACGGCGTTCTCGATCATGACCTACGCCTTTGTGCTGTTTACCGAATTTATCTTTGGCTACAACGCGGAGCAGAACGGCTATCTGTTTGCCTATGTCGGCGGTATCGCGATCATCATGCAGGGCGTCGTATTTGGCGTCGCGGCACGCCGATTTGGCGAGGCGCGCCTCGCGGCCTTCGGCTGTCTCGTGCTGAGTGCCAGCCTCTTTGCGATGCCTTACACGTCGCCCGGTACCGGCGGCCTTCTGGGCCTGCTTGCGGTTTCGACGTTCCTGTCGTTCGGGAATGCGTTTGCGACGCCGGCCCTCAACAGCCTCGCATCAAAGAATGCGGCCGCTCACCAACAGGGCCGGGCGATGGGCGTGATGCAATCGGGTGCCAGCCTTGCCAGGGCTCTCGGCCCGACGATTGGCGGGATACTCCTCAATAATTCGGTGAATAAGGTTGACCGTTTTACGGTCTTCAGAACGTATTGGACGGCCGCCGCGATCATGTTCACGGCATTTCTTGCGGCGATCTGGTTCCTCCGGACGGCGAAGAGAGAACGACGCGACAGCGCATTTTAGCTCACGGCGAGTTGGCGGCCGTTCTGCGGCATTCTCGAAAATACCAGCCTGAAGGTCGTGCCCTGGCCATCGCGGCTGATGGCCTCGATCGATCCGTTGTGCTCCTGGACGATACCGTAGGTCACGGCGAGGCCGAGGCCGGTGCCGTTTCCGACTTCTTTGGTCGTAAAGAATGGATCAAAGACCTTGGCGAGGTTCTCAGCCGGGATGCCCTCGCCGGTGTCGGTGACCTCAACCACAAGATCGCCTCTCTCGTCGATCCTCGTGAGCAGTGTGATCGTCCCGCCGCCGATCATGGCGTCACGCGCGTTGATGATGAGATTTGTAAATACTTGCTGCAGTTTTCCGGCACTGCCGTTGATGCTGTGCGGGTCGGACGTGTAGTCCTTGATGATCTCAATGTTGGATTTGCGAAGCTGAGGCTCGAGCAGTTGGAGCGTATCATTAAGCAGCTTCTCGATCTCGATCTCGGCGAACTCCTCCGAGTTGCCGGTGCGTGAGAAATTGAGCAGATTGCCGACGATGTTTGATGCGCGGTCGGTCTGCCGCTGCATCTTTTGAAGCAGAGCGTGCTTGGGGTCGGTCTCCGGGATCATGCCGAGCAGCATCTGCGTGTAGCTCGAGACGCCTGTAAGCGGCGTGTTCACCTCATGGGCGACACCGGCGGCAAGCAGGCCAATGCTCGAGAGCTTCTCGCTCTGCTGCAGCGTCTCTTCGAGCTTGACGCGCGAGCTGACATTCTCGAGCACAATGATCGCCCCGGTCTGCTGATTTGATACCGAACGCAGCGGCGCGACGGCAACGTTCAGGATGAGTGGCCGCCCCGCCTTGTCTGCGGTATGCATTTTGTAGGCATTGCGGATCTCGGTGAGGTGCCATCGGGATTTGCCCAGTATGCTCTCGATATTCAGTGCGAAGTCCGCGTCGAACACCTCATTGACCGGCCGCCCCACCGCCTCATCACGCACGAGGCCCATCATCTCTTCAAATGTCGAATTACACCGCGTGATCTGCCCGTTCTCATCCACAGCAAGCAGCCCGACATTCACCGATTCGACAATAGATTCATTGAACTCCTTTAGCAGGGCCAATTCTTCCGTGTGCTCTCGCTGCTGGCCGTAGAGCCTGCTGTTCTCTATGGCGACGGCGATATAGCCCGAGATCGTCCTCAGTATCTCTAGATCCTCGCTCGACAGCAGCGAGCCGTCGCGGGCACGCCCGAGGCCGATAACGGCGACCATCTTGCCGCCGACCACGCACGGAACGAAGTAATGCAGTTCCTGTCGAACGACCGCTTTGCCGTTGCCGTTCTTTCCGTTCGTGTCGCCATTCGCCGCCTCGGCGTCGGGGCGGTCAAATTCATCGGCGCGAACAACGCCCGTGGCTGCCGATTTCTGCCTGACCATCGTGCGGAAATCCGCCGGCATGCGAAACTCCTCGCCAAGGCCCGCCGAGCGCGAGAGACGGTAGTGTTCCGTGGCAGATTCGTCCTCGATAAAGACAGCCGCCTTCTCGACGTCAAGAACTTGTCTGAGCCGCTCGATCAGTCCGTCAAGCAGCGGATCGAGTGCGGTCGTCGCCGAGAGCGTCTTGCCAAAGTCAAGCAGGCCCTGCCTAAGGTCGTATCGCTCGCCGTAAAAGAAGCGGTCGGCGCGTTCCTGCAGAAACTTCTTGAGCGGTTCGCTCAGCATCACGATCACTCCCATTGCCACGATGGCAATGACCGCCCGCAGCGTGATCTCGGTCGTCGACAGGTTGTTGCCGACAGCGAAGAACACCAGCCCCAATGCGACGGCGCCGATCATCATCGCTATCGCAAGCGTCGTCAGCGCATAAACAAGGGCCCGGCGGACGACCACGTCAACGTCCATCAGCCGGTACCGGACGACCGAGTGGCCAAAGCTCAGGGGTATCAAGGCCAGCGGCAGCGTGGTGATCGCCGTGCTGAAGTTATCGTTCGGTATCGAGATCGCAAGGCGTTCGACGAGCTGCATAGTCGCGATCGGGGCGATCGCCGCAATCGTGCCCCACATCGCCCATTTGAGGCGTTGGCGAACTACCGGCTGCCGGCTCTTGAACACGCGCCATACCAGAATGCCTGCACCTATCGAGACCCCAACGACGAAATGATAGAAATTGAACCGGAAAAGCCAGCCGAACAGGTCGTATTGGTCGCTCAGCCGGGCCATGAACTCACTTAGGCCGGTTGCCGGAAAGATCTGCGGAAAGATCGACACAAAGACCAGCACGGCGGAAAAGGCCGCGGCGGGCACGTAGAGAACAAAAGTTTTCCACCGTTCGCTCGAGAAAACAGCACTCCTGACCGGATATCTAATACAGAAATGCAGAAACAGCGGGACGAACAGGGCCAACGCCATGTTATCGAGCAGGTCGATCGCCAGGTCAAAATCTCGTCCGAGGCCGATCGCGCGGTATGCGTGAAATACGAATGCCGTCAGGCACACCGTGGCAAAATGCAGTATGAAAGGCGACCGGCTGCCCTGTTTGAAAAGCACAAAGACGCCGACGGAAAGCCAGACCACGCCAACGATGGCGAGAAAGATGATCGATGGCGTCCACCGCGGCACCGAGTCGATGTGGCGCAGGTCCGCAAAGTAGTAATTATTGGCAAACGAATAGCTCGGCCGCTGATAGTAGTAGGTGAGATTGCCGTCAACGCCCGCGGCGTCCAGATAGATCTGAACATCAGCGGGTGAGGTGACCTCCTCGGTGCGTTCTCCGTCGAGGCCGATGCCGATCAGCCGGTCACCAACCGCAATGCCCGCCCTCGAACCGGCGAATCCGGCGATTACCTTGTCCGCATAGACGCCGTCGGCATGGAGCGTCCATCTGACGCCATCGGTCGGCGGCAGATTCTGAAATGCCCTCTGCGAGAAGTTCAGGGCCCCGGCGGTGACCAGCAAGACAGCCGCAAGCAGCCACACCAGGCTCCAACTTGTCAGCATCTTCTCTTTCATGACATCGAGGCAAACTTCACCGGTTGAATTTATGACGCAAAATGCGTTCCAATGCACCCGGCGCTACTGCCGGCAAAAAATGCCCATTTTGGGGCACAATTCCGCAGCCGGGCCTCAGCGCGCCGTTCTCAATATACGATCTATACGACAAATTGCTTAGAATCCGAGAATTTGGATGTCCGGTCGAGCTAGAACCTGACCTGAATCCCGCCGCGCACCATCCGACGCTGGCCGTTCAGCCGCAGCGAGTTTTCTTCACCGGTGACGCCGGACTGTATGTCAAACAGGTTCCTCGCATCGACCATCGCTTCGGCACGGAAGGGCAGGCCAAAGGTCGGCAGTGTCTGCGTGACATACACGCTAAGGCCCGGATCAAAAACGGCGAGCCTCCCCTTAAAGGGATCGATCGCAAACACCGTCGCCTGTGGCGAGAGCCGGTAAACGGTCCTCACGTTTGTGCCGCTGCCGAGGTCTGCGGTTATCTGGCCGTAAAGCGACTGGAAAAAATCGTTCTCAAAGGTGCTCGCCGGGTCGGTGATCGCCGCATCCGAAAGCCTCTGCCCCTGACCGGCGGAGTAGCCCGCCGATGCTGAAAGGAAGGTCCCGATGCGGCGCGAATAGACAACGCGAAGGCCGCGCGCATTGCCCTGCTGATGGGCGACGAGATCATTGTGCAGCAAATCGCCAAAGTCATCACGGCCCAAGCTTACGAGGCCGACGCCGCGCGAGAATACGGTATCGAAGAAAACATTTGCCTCGACGCTCGACCGGCCGTCGATAACGCGCTCTATGCCAAACTCGAGCCGACGCGACTTATTGATCTGAGGCTTGTTGCTGACCAGAAACAGGTCCTCTACCGCGACTGGTTCGGCAAAGGCGATAGACTGGCCTTCGAGATCGATCGCGTCTGACCACGAACGCTGCTCTGTCTGGGGCACAAACGCCGAGCGGAGTCGAGTTCGTGAATTCAGATCCACCTGCAAACCGAGCCTCGGGGCGATCATCGCATCGCTGCCGGCGCCGAGAAAGCGAGCGTAGTCAAAACCCAGCACCAGAACGACGCCGTCGCGAACCTGCCACTCGTCCACCGCCTGGAATGAGAACTGCCCCAGGGCCTTGTCCTCACCGGCTGATGCAAGCACGCCGAGGCGGCTGACGGCTGAATTAAGCCTGATAGTGTGTCCGTCAAACTGGTCGAGCTTGACAAAGGTCTCGAGCCTCGCCGGTGCCGACGTTCCCTTGCCAAACTGGCCGGCAACGACGACGTCCGTACCGTGATCGAGCGGAAGAGCAGTCGCAAAGTTTACGCCGGCGTAGTTGCCTCTTGCACCGGACGCGGCATAGGTGCCTATGACCGTTTGCCCCTTTCTTCTGCCTTCAGGGACATCTGTATCGCTTGAAGCCGTTTCGTCCGCCGGTAGCGGTTGGCCCTCGCGATTCTGATAGATCGACCGCTGGGTCTGCGCGGCACGGATGCGCCATTTCGAACTGTTCTTATCCGGCCGCCTTTCAGGAAGCGTATTGCCGCTTCCGGCACGCTCCAGTTTGAATCCGTATGTAAGTTCTGCCGCCCGGGCAACCTCGACCCCGAAGAGCGTCATTGGATTAAAGCCCTGAGCGACGGCGAGCACGGTGTAGGTGCCCGGCATGATACGGGCGAGAAAGCTGCCGTCTCGTGCCGATGAGACCTGCTTAAGCAGCTTTGACGTGCCTGAGCGAAAGATGGCGACCGATGCGTCGGCTATCGGCCCTCCGGCCTCATCGAGCACGCGCCCCTTGATGATGCCGAGATTGCCCGTATTTTCGATCACGACCTCGACATCAGCCGTCGGCGCAGCAAAGCACGGCACCGCGCTCAGCGCGATCACCATGAACGCAGCGTGCCAAAGCCGTCTTGTCGTTAACGAAAACCCCATCGAAGTCGACAATTCGAACAACTCCCGTATTTTGTTCCCAAAAATCAAGCCTGTCAAGCGAGGGACGTCCGCGTTTGTGCGCTCTAGGATGCTGCGAAACTTGACAAAGTTTGCCTTGCCGCTAGAATTGAACTCTGCCTCAAAGGCGCTAGCGGAGACGTGGCTGAGCGGCTGAAAGCGGCGGTTTGCTAAATCGTTAAGGGTCAAAAGCCCTTCACAGGTTCGAATCCTGTCGTCTCCGCCATCATTTACCAGATCGGCCGTCAAACATCAGGTTTGACGGCTTTTCTTTTACCGCGACCTGCCTTCCTTGTCCCGAGCGACGCTTTCGGTTTTCAATGGCCGGGAATACACTCAATTCTGCACCTGAGATCTGCTCAGAAAGGAGGTTATTCCCGAATGCTTACCTACGCATTGCTCGCCTTATCCGAAACGTCGGCATGGCTCCAGAACCTATTCATTCTCGATAGCACCGTCACCTGGCCCGAGAAGATCGCCCGCCCTATCATTGTTTACCTTGCGTTGATCGTCATGCTTCGTGTTTTTGGCCGCCGCGAGCTTGCGCAGTTAAACCCGTTCGATCTCGTGGTCATCCTCTCGCTGTCAAATACGGTCCAGAATGCCATCATTGGCCCCGACAATTCGCTTGTCGGCGGCCTCGCCGGGGCCGTCGCGCTGATGGGTGCTAACTATATCGTTGGACGCTTGAACTTCTCATCAAAGAAGATCGAGGCGTTGACCGAGGGCTCGCCGGCAAAGATCATCGAGAAGGGCAAGATCAACGAGCGAGAGCGAAGGCGCGAGCTGATCACCTCGCGCGATCTCGACGTCATCGCCCACCAGCACGGCTACGACAGCCCGGCGGACATTGAAAAGCTCGTGTTAGATCCGAATGGCAGTTTCCTCGTTTTTGGCAAGGAAGAGATCAGGGATGCAAGGTTCAAGCACGAGGTGCTGAGACGGATAGACGACATCTCCGAGCAGTTGGCCCGGCTTTCCGAGCGGCCTCAGCGGACATGACGGCTTTGCGTTCCGCTGCTCGATGCGTGAGAATCTTCCCTTATGTCTGACGTTCGAGTCCGCTTCGCTCCGTCACCGACGGGCTATCTTCATATCGGTTCGGCGAGGACCGCTCTGTTCAACTATCTCTACGCGCGCCACACGGGCGGCAAATTCCTGCTTCGCATAGAGGACACCGACCTTGCCCGCTCGACCGAGGAATCGACACGCTCGATCCTCGACGGGCTCGAGTGGCTCGGTTTCGCACCTGACGAAGAGATCGTTTTCCAGTCAAATAACGCAGCGAAGCATCGTGAGGCCGCTAAAAAGCTGCTCGCCGAGGGCAAGGCGTATCGTGATTTCACGCCAAAAGCTGACCCGAACGATGCGAATGTGAAAGACGCGATCAAGGAACGGGCCCGAGCCCAAGGCGGCGACAAGAAAATGCGCGATAACCCGTATCGCCACCTGCCGCAGGAAGAATCGGACGCGCGTGCCGCGGCGGGCGAGCCTTTCGCGATCCGTTTGAAAGTGCCCGCGAACGGCAAGACGGCATTCGAGGACGGCGTTTACGGCCTGCAGGAGCGCGACTACGCTGAGACCGAAGACCTCGTCCTGCTCCGCAGCGATGGCCATCCGCTCTATAATCTCGCCGTCGTCTGCGACGACATCGAGATGGCGATAACGCACGTAATCCGCGGCCAGGACCACCTGACGAATACGCACAAACAGATCCTGATCTACGAGGCATTGGGTGTCACACCGCCGACATTCGCACACCTACCGCTGATCATGGCCCCGAACAAGGGCAAGTTGTCAAAGCGGAAGCACGGCGAGGTCGTCTCGATGACGACGTATCGCGATGCCGGGTTTCTCGCCGAGGCATTCCGCAATTTTCTCGCTCTGCTCGGTTGGTCGGCGGGCGAGGAACAAGAGATATATTCGCTCGACGAACTTGTCGCAAAATTCTCGCTCGAGGGCATTCATCGCTCGAATGCCGTCTTCAACTTTACCGAGGGCGACCCGCGGAAGTGGACCGATGACAAAGCGCAATGGATGAACGCCGAATACATCCGCACGATGCCCGTTAATGAGCTGATACAGCATGTTAAGCCGGAACTGAAAGCCGCCAAACTCTGGCGAGAAGAGTACGAGGACGACAGTCATAACCGCCTGCGTGAGCGAGCGGCCGGTTCGGTCGAGATCGGATCGGCTGAATGGTTCGAGAAGGCGGTGGATCTGATCCGCGCACGGTTTTTCACGCTGAAAGACTTTTCGACACAGGGCCGGGCGTATTTTAGCGAAGACTTCGATTTTGATCAGTCAGCGATCGAGAAGAATCTCACGAAATTTCCGGAATTGCGGGATTGGCTGCCGGAGCTTGCCGATAGATTCGAGACTGAGTTTGGCAAGGCGAACCGGCCGTTCGCTAATGCAGGCGGTTCCGACAAGCCATTCACCGAAGAAAACATCGAGGCCGTCGTCAAAACCTTCACCGAAGAAAAGAACACAAAGCTCGGCGTCATCATGAACGGCGCCCGCACGCTGCTCACCGGCGTCGCCGTCGGCCCGTCGATGCTCTCGGTCTTCGAGATTCTTGGGCTTGAAAGGACTATAATGAGATTACGGGCCCGCGTCGCATGGAATACCGCTGCGTAGGCCGGACTATTGAATATGAAAGGATATAAGACAAACATCGAAAAGGACACGCTCAAGAACAAGAACTTTCGCAAGGTCCTCTATTCCGGCCCGCACCTGCAGCTCGTATTGATGAGCCTCAAACCGAAAGAAGAGATCGGTGCCGAAGTGCATTGGGAAAACGATCAGTTTCTTCGATTTGAGGGCGGCAAAGGCCGAGTGATCATCGATAAGACGACCTATAACGTCAAAGATGGCGATGCCGTCGTGGTGCCGTCGGGAGCTAAGCACAATGTGATCAACATGTCTGCGAGCGAAGACCTAAAACTCTATACGATCTACGCACCGCCTCATCATAAGGACCAGATCGTGCGTAAGACCAAGGCCGAGGCTGAGGCCAACGAAGAAGACTTTGACGGCAAGACGACCGAGAAGGGCAAGGCCCGTAAATAATTGCGGAATAAAGATATTCAGGCATACAATGACGCTCAGTCGCCCGGTGACCGTAAGATCTGCGACGCGCTGGCGGGTGCGATCTGTACCAGCTTACCCAAGGCCGAGAACAAGATCTGGCACGCGCATCCCGTGTGGTTCCTCGAGGGCAATCCGATAGTCGGATACAGCAAACTGAAGGCCGGCGTCCGCCTGATGTTCTGGAGCGGAGCGAGCTTTGACGAAGATGAGCTAAAGCCCGGAACCGGCAAATTCAAAGATGCCTCGATAACATACACCTCGGCCGATGAGGTCACTGAAAAGGACCTGAGGCGTTGGCTCAAAAAGGCCGCGACGATCCAGTGGGACTACAAGAATGTCATCAAACGGAAAGGCGTTCTTGAACGCTTGAAATGATCG of Chloracidobacterium sp. contains these proteins:
- a CDS encoding PAS domain S-box protein, yielding MKEKMLTSWSLVWLLAAVLLVTAGALNFSQRAFQNLPPTDGVRWTLHADGVYADKVIAGFAGSRAGIAVGDRLIGIGLDGERTEEVTSPADVQIYLDAAGVDGNLTYYYQRPSYSFANNYYFADLRHIDSVPRWTPSIIFLAIVGVVWLSVGVFVLFKQGSRSPFILHFATVCLTAFVFHAYRAIGLGRDFDLAIDLLDNMALALFVPLFLHFCIRYPVRSAVFSSERWKTFVLYVPAAAFSAVLVFVSIFPQIFPATGLSEFMARLSDQYDLFGWLFRFNFYHFVVGVSIGAGILVWRVFKSRQPVVRQRLKWAMWGTIAAIAPIATMQLVERLAISIPNDNFSTAITTLPLALIPLSFGHSVVRYRLMDVDVVVRRALVYALTTLAIAMMIGAVALGLVFFAVGNNLSTTEITLRAVIAIVAMGVIVMLSEPLKKFLQERADRFFYGERYDLRQGLLDFGKTLSATTALDPLLDGLIERLRQVLDVEKAAVFIEDESATEHYRLSRSAGLGEEFRMPADFRTMVRQKSAATGVVRADEFDRPDAEAANGDTNGKNGNGKAVVRQELHYFVPCVVGGKMVAVIGLGRARDGSLLSSEDLEILRTISGYIAVAIENSRLYGQQREHTEELALLKEFNESIVESVNVGLLAVDENGQITRCNSTFEEMMGLVRDEAVGRPVNEVFDADFALNIESILGKSRWHLTEIRNAYKMHTADKAGRPLILNVAVAPLRSVSNQQTGAIIVLENVSSRVKLEETLQQSEKLSSIGLLAAGVAHEVNTPLTGVSSYTQMLLGMIPETDPKHALLQKMQRQTDRASNIVGNLLNFSRTGNSEEFAEIEIEKLLNDTLQLLEPQLRKSNIEIIKDYTSDPHSINGSAGKLQQVFTNLIINARDAMIGGGTITLLTRIDERGDLVVEVTDTGEGIPAENLAKVFDPFFTTKEVGNGTGLGLAVTYGIVQEHNGSIEAISRDGQGTTFRLVFSRMPQNGRQLAVS
- a CDS encoding DinB family protein encodes the protein MRYTSIADIYSANRRIRSRLLDVLGEITDEEASAIPDGEKWSVRHIVEHLWMVEYGTARICERLLNAAKADGKPSDGSFGVGSQFGQRAAEVAVTRIEAPERVQPTGDVPIADSLEKMKETGVTLDAMQGDLESYDLSGHTFPHPFFGEINAGEWLVMAGLHERRHTEQIERVIGLIRQ
- a CDS encoding DUF421 domain-containing protein, whose amino-acid sequence is MLTYALLALSETSAWLQNLFILDSTVTWPEKIARPIIVYLALIVMLRVFGRRELAQLNPFDLVVILSLSNTVQNAIIGPDNSLVGGLAGAVALMGANYIVGRLNFSSKKIEALTEGSPAKIIEKGKINERERRRELITSRDLDVIAHQHGYDSPADIEKLVLDPNGSFLVFGKEEIRDARFKHEVLRRIDDISEQLARLSERPQRT
- a CDS encoding glutamate--tRNA ligase, which translates into the protein MSDVRVRFAPSPTGYLHIGSARTALFNYLYARHTGGKFLLRIEDTDLARSTEESTRSILDGLEWLGFAPDEEIVFQSNNAAKHREAAKKLLAEGKAYRDFTPKADPNDANVKDAIKERARAQGGDKKMRDNPYRHLPQEESDARAAAGEPFAIRLKVPANGKTAFEDGVYGLQERDYAETEDLVLLRSDGHPLYNLAVVCDDIEMAITHVIRGQDHLTNTHKQILIYEALGVTPPTFAHLPLIMAPNKGKLSKRKHGEVVSMTTYRDAGFLAEAFRNFLALLGWSAGEEQEIYSLDELVAKFSLEGIHRSNAVFNFTEGDPRKWTDDKAQWMNAEYIRTMPVNELIQHVKPELKAAKLWREEYEDDSHNRLRERAAGSVEIGSAEWFEKAVDLIRARFFTLKDFSTQGRAYFSEDFDFDQSAIEKNLTKFPELRDWLPELADRFETEFGKANRPFANAGGSDKPFTEENIEAVVKTFTEEKNTKLGVIMNGARTLLTGVAVGPSMLSVFEILGLERTIMRLRARVAWNTAA
- a CDS encoding MFS transporter → MQSAENQEPVKDKFFTGPLILIFTTIFIDLIGFGMVIPILPFYSQAEPFGASPFVIGLLVAIYSWMQFFFTPVLGVLSDKYGRRPVLFVSLLGSALGYFVIGFAHSLLLVFVGRIISGITGGSISTAQAYIADVTTKENRARGMGLFGAAFGLGFILGPALAGILSKYGIQVPFYFAAALSLLNAVAVYFILPESLKPEHRSAGTPQQGRIAGALETLREPHFRMIAVTYFILITAFSIMTYAFVLFTEFIFGYNAEQNGYLFAYVGGIAIIMQGVVFGVAARRFGEARLAAFGCLVLSASLFAMPYTSPGTGGLLGLLAVSTFLSFGNAFATPALNSLASKNAAAHQQGRAMGVMQSGASLARALGPTIGGILLNNSVNKVDRFTVFRTYWTAAAIMFTAFLAAIWFLRTAKRERRDSAF
- a CDS encoding carboxypeptidase regulatory-like domain-containing protein is translated as MGFSLTTRRLWHAAFMVIALSAVPCFAAPTADVEVVIENTGNLGIIKGRVLDEAGGPIADASVAIFRSGTSKLLKQVSSARDGSFLARIMPGTYTVLAVAQGFNPMTLFGVEVARAAELTYGFKLERAGSGNTLPERRPDKNSSKWRIRAAQTQRSIYQNREGQPLPADETASSDTDVPEGRRKGQTVIGTYAASGARGNYAGVNFATALPLDHGTDVVVAGQFGKGTSAPARLETFVKLDQFDGHTIRLNSAVSRLGVLASAGEDKALGQFSFQAVDEWQVRDGVVLVLGFDYARFLGAGSDAMIAPRLGLQVDLNSRTRLRSAFVPQTEQRSWSDAIDLEGQSIAFAEPVAVEDLFLVSNKPQINKSRRLEFGIERVIDGRSSVEANVFFDTVFSRGVGLVSLGRDDFGDLLHNDLVAHQQGNARGLRVVYSRRIGTFLSASAGYSAGQGQRLSDAAITDPASTFENDFFQSLYGQITADLGSGTNVRTVYRLSPQATVFAIDPFKGRLAVFDPGLSVYVTQTLPTFGLPFRAEAMVDARNLFDIQSGVTGEENSLRLNGQRRMVRGGIQVRF